The DNA sequence AGAGGTATTTATTTATCGGCCTTGAAGAGAAGGAAGGGTTGAAGGCTGAGCCGTAGCACTCGCCTCCCTCCTCACCAACTCCCCATCACGTCCGAGGAGACATGAGTACAGAAACAGCGGGAGCCATTGCCgacctctctctccctccctccctccatctctctctctgtggGCGCAGGAAAGCCGCCGAGGTGGGGGAAGGAAGCGGCAAAAGTTGCGTCATGTGATAGGCGGGCCACGCTCTCCATCCTCTCCGCTGTAGCGCTCTCTTGTCAAGACTATTTTATTGCCCCTCAGTTCCActgtcttttctctctctctctctctctctctctcgcgacgAAGAGACGGGTGCATGCATGCTTGTTTGCTTGCATTGGGTGGCTGGGGAACACAGAGGACTGAGAGATCGATCATCGCAGCAGGGAAAGCAGGCGTGCAGAGCTGATGGGTTCTCTGCACCCGTGTCTGGGATCTGCTGAGTCGACTCGGTTTACCATGGCGACGGTGGATGAAGCCGATGATTGCCCCGTCGGCGACATGTCGTATCCCGCCGTTCCACTCTGTCGCCGACCGCTTGCGATCGATAGATAGGCTCAGGCGGAGGGGTGGGGTGGGGTTCGCCTGTGTCGCGATCCAGACAGGAAACGGTTTTCCTGGTGCCCGAGATATGGATTGACGTCATGGCAGTCTTCCTGATGAAAGGCTTGGCGTGGGATGAACGTGTTCCCTGTCTCGGCCGAGACATGTGAGCTCCACCCCAGCCTACGTACTCCACATGCAATCTAACCATATAGGCCTGTCGGGTGATTATATCATCAACaggtgtcatatatatatatatatatatatatatatatatatatatatatatatatatatatatatatatgggttttAGCAGAAAAaaacgaaagaaaagaaaaaatattctcAAATTCGAGAAAATGTGCACATGACATTGGTTGTGAGGTCACGTGACCATTGTCCCGACGACAAGTGAGGTCATTCGGGCAATAGTCAAAGTGTGTCCATTTTGATTGTCAAATATAGCGTAATACTCATCGAAAAATCAAGACCGATACAATATCGTAATTCTCAtaatttttctatgaaaatcGTAAGACATAAATCTTTACGAAAACTCAAAATTCATATTCATATTCAATATAACTTAATCGGTTATCACGTAGAATATCAATAAATAACATGTACAACATATCCTACTTTCAAATACATACAAAGTTCAACAGATAACATTCGAACAAACATTGTGTTTCAACCAGATGGAGTGTTTTACAAAGTGATGTTTGTGTAATCCAAATTGCGTTCCAACAATTTCGATGAAGTGATGATGATAGTTTATTCGTGCGTTTGTTTGTTCactaacttgatttttttttttttaattatataagattCAAAGATGAGGATCTTTTGAGTCAGTATCGTAAAATTCTCGATTATACAAAATTAACTAAATCTGTGACATATAGTATTACTAGACATGTTTTCCACTAAAAGTTATTTGTAGCTAGAAATATAGTTTCATCACTACATGTATATATATCGTTAAATTAAAAAGAGCTAAAAAAAATAGTTTCATTGCTAAATCTATATATATTGTTAAATTAAAAAGAATGTAAATGATTCCTCAAATAGTACTTTGATTGATACCCTAAaattaggattaaaatgtaaaattTAGGAAAAACCAAGTTGAATTCATATAAACTAATTTACAAAAAATTATCATGTCCCTTCTATTGAGCTAAAAATCACAAATGGGTAGGTTTAGGTTAAGGAAAGCGTTGATGGTAGCATGAGGAAAGGTTTGGGCCGAGACATCTCCCTATGTCCCGGGCTGGTGCCAAATTGAACCCAATTAGATTCCACCTATCTCTTAATTATATGTTATAATTAAATGTGCTTTTAGTTTAACAATAATATAACTTAGTTGATGATGAAAATATAGAAACATTTCTCAATTATACTATTAATGAAATATCTTGATTTAACTAatttgtgaattttttttttattttttgttaaaaaaacTTAGATCATTTTCTTGATTTGTGTGTTTCATCCTTACACCAGATCATATGGGTCATGCTAATTTTCTCTTTATTATTTTAATCTTATTCATTATCTTCAAAatgtcaaaaaaaatttattggagATTCCAAAATTTCTACAACTACTCCACACTAGAAATTGTTAAGAGTTTGAGAGGTCAATAatgaataattataatttttttgcctGAAACCAACCTTGTAATTCTTTTTGTATCTTCATTTGTATTTTATTCCTTTTTCCTTGTATGAATCTTGATAAGAAATTTAtcgtagttaacatgtaattaATTGTCACGTAAGATTGACGATACCCTTCATACACTCGTGTACAAAAAATGGTATACTTcctttatttttattatgataaaaaagaTAAACATAAATTTTCTTAAGGAAGATAATCATaaacttctttttttctctttatgtcGAAAGAAGACAATTACATTTCAATCTTCCAAAAATATAAAAGTATATCCTAAATAAGGAGAAAAATACTCGTTTCCATTAATCTGAGCATCGAAGGGATTTAGTCGAGAAATCCTCCAACTTCATGCAGGTGCACTTCaaagaatataataatttaaCCTTGAGAGTTATCTCAAATCCATCTCGGATCCATCTTAGAACCATTTTGGATTCATCTGGGAGATCAGTCATTTTTTCCTATAACAAATCTGATGCTATGAGATCTATTTTCTGCTGACAAGAAGGATCAAACCAGGGTTTGATGTTAACTAAAAATAAGAAAACCAAGAGTATTATAGCAACTCAACCAATATCACCCTACATAAAAACATGCATTTAGATAAGGTCTTACATTATGTCACATACATAAAGATGATGACGAGTTCCATACATATTTGCGTAACATGAGGAAGACAACATCTGCAAGACACTGCAGGGATAACTACTGACTGTGATAGCAGAAAcatcacttcttcttcttcttcttctagcttGACTTGCTAAGCCTGCATGCAAACCTAAGCGAGGCGCAGATCGTAAGACCCGTAGGCAATCCCTTGCAGGTTTGGCTGGTTGGGCTGGACGCGGATAGCGTACATGTGAGACCCGCCGCCGGTGAGCACAAGCGTGCCGTCGTGGTTGCCGGGGTCGTCGTCGGCGAATCCACAAGCAGCCTGCTCGTCTTTCATCATCTCCTGTGTCCACCACACCATTCACATCCGTCCACGGATTCATCCGTCGCCGAAACCAAGCAaggaagacgaagaagaggaTGGCCACTCACCACTTCTTGCAGAAGGTTCCTGTGTGCTTCGTGGGCGCTCTTCAGCTGCATCCGAATCCAATGTTTGCGTTGCACATGCATTTATCATTCACACGTTACGACTCAGTCGCTGGAATCGAATGTTCGATGGCATGCAAACACAGTGTTCTTCCGATAGAAATATGCTAGCGAGTGATTCGATGTGCTTTATTTAGTGTACGCATGTATAATGTAACCTTGTGCAAATTTCTTACACATTTatcttctttatatatatatctatgtaagtTCTTATGAATAATGGATAAGAAAGCAATCACATAAAACCATATGGTTCTTTACACACCTTCTTCTTGTAGGTGTCTGTCTGAGTTGCGATCAAGTGATACTGCCATCCAATTCAAAGCCAAGATTAGATTCCTGTTTCTCGAAGACAAGATTTGCAAAAAGAAGCTAGCATTTCACAAGATTTATCAGCTAAGATAGTTGACACCTTCACAAATTTTTGGTCAGGATAAGTTGATTATTTCTAAAGATGTTGATGTTCTTATCTGCCTTCATCAAATGTTACTTGTCTTATTCGAAACATTTTACTCAGGTAATGAATCTAAAAGAACAGCAGATGGCAACAATGATCGGCATGTAGAATGAGGACAGCCTTGTCGATCACCCTTAATCTTTATGATCGAAAGGAGAAAACCCTAACAAGTGCAAGAGAGGTCGCATACCTTTCTGTCACGCACAACTTTCAAAGCTTCATCCAGATTTTGCTCAAGACCGCGCAGTTCCTTCATGTCCAGTCCATCCAAGCCTTCGCCCATCCTTTGCCTTCCGATCATACAAAAGCATCAATATCGTTAACCACAGAAGCCAACATATAGACTCTCCTCTGTCAAAAACCCTAACCTTATGTCTCTGCGGAGGTTCCTGTTGATCTCCTTCAGATGGCTGAGATGATTTTGCATTTTCTACGAACGGAAGAAGTAGTCGTCAAAGGCGTGGCCAAGACAGATTTAAGAGGAAGGAAGCTTTGAGAGAAAGGATCGAGATTTCCTGCCTCATACTGCGTACTCCACAGGTTGATCCCGGTAACTTGCTGGTAGCGATCGTACATCTTCTTGGTGCTGTGTCATCAACAACGCCGCCACTGTGTCATAAAGGGAGAAGAAACGGAAGGGGTTGCATGCTCTACTACCAAGGGTTGGAGGCGTACTCGGCGGTCGGGCTGCAGTACTCGGAGAACTTGCCGGTGCTGGAGAACATGATGATGGACACTTCTGCGTCGCACAGCACGGTCAGCTCCTTGGCCTTTTTCATGATCCCCGTTCTCCTCTTTGAATACGTCACCTGCCTGTTGGTTGGGTTCTCGATCTTCTTGATCTCTATCTTCCCCCTCCCCATCTCTCTTCCGAGCtccctcctctctttctctctctctctctctctgtgtctctcGCTATCACGGTAGCACTTGTTCTATctcctcttccttccttcctctctGCCTTTAACCACGAAGACGGGAGGAGAAAGAGCTCAAGAGGGGGAGACTGTAAAGCTGTTGCGGGTGAATGTTGTGGTGCAAGAGGAAAGCGAGAGTGCTGTTGCCATTTGCGAGAGGGAGTGAAAAGATGGAGTTGCTGTGTGTGGGTTGGTCTTTCCCAAACAGTGAAAGGTTTGTAGGTGTCCATTCAATTGCGATTGCTCCACAGGTAAAGGATCAGTCACCTTTCGCATGTCACCGCTTCTGCTTGCCTCCGACATGTATCTGCTGTGttcttgtatgtatgtatgtatgtatttgatCCTAAGAACAAGGGAATGGGCCACGACTTAGAAGCTACTGGCGATCACCGGTTGTCATCCACCAAATCTTGCGCAAGGAAGCTAATTACTTGGCTGCTGGCACTCGTGATGGAGACAGGACGGTGTGGCCCGCCTCATGGCGCAGATCAGGAACCCATGCTTCGCAGCTCGctccctttctctttcttttcctgaTCGGAGACAAGAGTTCCAACCCTTGGAAAAGTCAGAGAAAGCAGCGTTAAATCTGTGCCGAGGAGACGGGCAAAAGGCCCGGAGGCCGAAGTGGGGTTCTGCCTCCCCATGCTCGGTGTGACGATGTTGGCACACGCAACGCCGTCCGCTACTGAGAGATCTCGAGCACCACAGACCAAGTGGCTCGAAAGATGGCTGTGACTCTTACCTATTTCCGCTCTTTGGAATCCTCAGCTATCATTCATGACCAAAGACATAATACAAAGATCACCAGAAAAAGTCAAACGTAAAAAGGATGTAGAACAGCGCATGCTTCGAAATCCACCGATCTTGGTGCTTATAAATGTTGGCTTGGTCCATCTGATCCGAGCAGCAGCTGCCTGCATCAACTCTGTATTAAATGGGCTCTCCAGTTCTGCCTATGAAATGAAGAGGTGACAGCAGCACTAGTGCAGGGAAGATCGTATGTCATGACTTGGATTTCCCATCGTCGATGCAATAACATGTGTGACCAGCTTACCTCGCTCTCATGGCAACCTTTGCAGACAGTAGAAGTACATATATGTGAGATCATTAGCGTTGTGAATCTGCAGGGAAGACTATGCATGAATTGTCGAATATGTACAAGATTCTGAGAAAACCAGTACTCTTTTCGTTCTTGTCTTTCACTTTCCGTCACGGTCTCAGCATAACTTACCTTCACGAACCCAACTGTGGCCATCGACAACTCAAGAACAACAACACAGAGGAAAACTACTAAATATCAACTGGATAAAAGACCTTGTTTGATTTGTATCAAACTATTACATAAGCCGTGGGTATTCATAAGCTGCAACCACGAGCCACATCATGCTCGAGACCACGAAAGCTTCCATCCATGCCGCGTGCGGAGAATTGGGAAACATCACCGGCAGCAACATGGCGACCATCCCAACCATCCACAGCACGTACGTCCCGAAGAGGCACGAGACGACCTCCGACGATGCCGCCTTGCCGGCGTCGATGATGCTGAATGAGGACGACGCCATGATCAGGAAACCGAGCCAGCCGAGAAGCCTGCGGCCTCCGTCGGGGTAGAGACGTGGCCGTAGATGAACACCGAATGGCACAGCTTCGTCCATCAACCCCTCCCTGAGCCCGCTACACCACAGAGGAGGAAGTCTTGGAGATAGAGACGATGATCCAGGCATGCAGATTTGTGCGACGTATACACGGATCCGACAAGGGTATATATGGCAGCACGGCACCGAACGCGAAACTTGCATGAAGCTTCCTTTCCGACCAAGGAAACCACTTATTCTAAGGTCTCTGTCGACGATGTATACAACCTTATTAATTCATCCAACGTTCTTGCGGCGTCACCGTAAATTACCAAGAAAGAGAGCCGAAAGCTTGttcacatcatatatatatatatatatatatatatatatatatatatatatatatatatatatatatatatatatatatatatatatatcacacatACATCTATAATTGTCTCGCCagattatttaagatattaaaaattaattttcaaaacGTATAGGGAGATTGATTTTGTATTTATTTTCAGTGTTACATCGGATATTATTCATTCTTTTAGCTATTTACAAGAACAAACCtaactctctcttttttttctgttctttgtAATCCACAGTATAATCTATATATAAGAGTAggcataatattattatttgcatatttatttatatgttgtGACCCAAAAGAAGGCAAAGGTG is a window from the Musa acuminata AAA Group cultivar baxijiao chromosome BXJ2-1, Cavendish_Baxijiao_AAA, whole genome shotgun sequence genome containing:
- the LOC135598043 gene encoding MADS-box transcription factor 16-like; the protein is MGRGKIEIKKIENPTNRQVTYSKRRTGIMKKAKELTVLCDAEVSIIMFSSTGKFSEYCSPTADTKKMYDRYQQVTGINLWSTQYEKMQNHLSHLKEINRNLRRDIRQRMGEGLDGLDMKELRGLEQNLDEALKVVRDRKYHLIATQTDTYKKKLKSAHEAHRNLLQEVEMMKDEQAACGFADDDPGNHDGTLVLTGGGSHMYAIRVQPNQPNLQGIAYGSYDLRLA